Proteins found in one Acipenser ruthenus chromosome 18, fAciRut3.2 maternal haplotype, whole genome shotgun sequence genomic segment:
- the LOC117402870 gene encoding myosin heavy chain, embryonic smooth muscle isoform isoform X2, producing the protein MQDLKEQLVNVNNAFEDLEQDMTRERKDFAESKKKLESNVAETEGQIQNQKAENAKKIKELRFAGAELFDKEEEISEKQKCIQRLQKSIDQLKATHVQRRSQLAQEQKMGEQQTNQNENLDEELPALTEGFKIESQALCDKIVQVNEEMRQVEEINLVHQQMILSQTENFQAARAREDVVLAFHMDDTKLINMEMHRRKLDELKEQLVKEQKKRLLFEVKQDELSNELERWKHAHTEYIEEINTNIELNKNKCAELIDEVWGL; encoded by the exons ATGCAAGACTTGAAGGAACAGCTAGTAAATGTGAACAATGCCTTTGAAGACTTGGAGCAAGACATGACACGAGAAAGAAAGGACTTTGCAGAAAGCAAGAAAAAACTAGAAAGCAAT GTGGCTGAAACAGAAGGTCAAATACAAAATCAGAAAGCAGAGAATGCAAAAAAGATAAAAGAGCTTCGTTTTGCGGGAGCAGAGTTATTTGATAAAGAGGAAGAAATTTCCGAAAAGCAGAAG TGTATTCAACGATTACAAAAAAGCATTGACCAACTAAAAGCAACACATGTGCAGAGAAGAAGTCAGCTTGCTCAGGAACAGAAGATGGGTGAACAGCAAACCAATCAGAA TGAAAATCTTGATGAAGAATTACCTGCATTGACTGAAGGATTTAAGATAGAATCTCAAGCTCTCTGTGATAAAATCGTACAg GTTAATGAGGAAATGAGACAAGTTGAGGAGATTAATCTTGTACACCAGCAGATGATTTTGAGTCAGACTGAGAACTTTCAGGCAGCGAGAGCAAGAGAAGATGTTGTGCTGGCATTCCATATGGATGATACAAAACT AATTAACATGGAGATGCATAGAAGAAAATTGGATGAACTCAAAGAACAGCTGgtgaaagaacaaaaaaagag GTTACTGTTTGAGGTTAAACAGGACGAACTGAGCAATGAGCTTGAAAGATGGAAGCATGCACATACAGAGTATATTGAAGAAATTAACACAAATATCGAGTTGAACAAGAATAAATGTGCTGAACTGATTGATGAGGTTTGGGGTTTGTAA
- the LOC117402870 gene encoding myosin heavy chain, embryonic smooth muscle isoform isoform X1: MRKVMEDMEFMEKKQQLLEKTNLLLFPERERIRAEHEDAIDTLNNKLSEKTTKQIILNETYNKMQDLKEQLVNVNNAFEDLEQDMTRERKDFAESKKKLESNVAETEGQIQNQKAENAKKIKELRFAGAELFDKEEEISEKQKCIQRLQKSIDQLKATHVQRRSQLAQEQKMGEQQTNQNENLDEELPALTEGFKIESQALCDKIVQVNEEMRQVEEINLVHQQMILSQTENFQAARAREDVVLAFHMDDTKLINMEMHRRKLDELKEQLVKEQKKRLLFEVKQDELSNELERWKHAHTEYIEEINTNIELNKNKCAELIDEVWGL; encoded by the exons ATGAGGAAGGTCATGGAGGACATGGAATTCATGGAAAAGAAGCAACAACTTCTTGAAAAAACAAATCTCCTGCTTTT ccCAGAGAGAGAGCGTATAAGAGCTGAACACGAAGATGCTATTGACACCCTGAACAACAAACTGTcagagaaaacaacaaaacagatcATCCTCAATGAAACCTATAACAAAATGCAAGACTTGAAGGAACAGCTAGTAAATGTGAACAATGCCTTTGAAGACTTGGAGCAAGACATGACACGAGAAAGAAAGGACTTTGCAGAAAGCAAGAAAAAACTAGAAAGCAAT GTGGCTGAAACAGAAGGTCAAATACAAAATCAGAAAGCAGAGAATGCAAAAAAGATAAAAGAGCTTCGTTTTGCGGGAGCAGAGTTATTTGATAAAGAGGAAGAAATTTCCGAAAAGCAGAAG TGTATTCAACGATTACAAAAAAGCATTGACCAACTAAAAGCAACACATGTGCAGAGAAGAAGTCAGCTTGCTCAGGAACAGAAGATGGGTGAACAGCAAACCAATCAGAA TGAAAATCTTGATGAAGAATTACCTGCATTGACTGAAGGATTTAAGATAGAATCTCAAGCTCTCTGTGATAAAATCGTACAg GTTAATGAGGAAATGAGACAAGTTGAGGAGATTAATCTTGTACACCAGCAGATGATTTTGAGTCAGACTGAGAACTTTCAGGCAGCGAGAGCAAGAGAAGATGTTGTGCTGGCATTCCATATGGATGATACAAAACT AATTAACATGGAGATGCATAGAAGAAAATTGGATGAACTCAAAGAACAGCTGgtgaaagaacaaaaaaagag GTTACTGTTTGAGGTTAAACAGGACGAACTGAGCAATGAGCTTGAAAGATGGAAGCATGCACATACAGAGTATATTGAAGAAATTAACACAAATATCGAGTTGAACAAGAATAAATGTGCTGAACTGATTGATGAGGTTTGGGGTTTGTAA
- the LOC117963862 gene encoding G-protein coupled receptor 135 has product MDSSVNIALLSNCSEADNSSGRDFMLDIFTQTPVFNTITHLISDNQTAGGDQNQEQHDGKVAPTSFLLHGIALASQTLIFLLIFLLCSFGNLAVIVIIIKHRQLRTVTNAFIMSLSLSDFLTAILCLPFSFIMLFSKDGLWMFGDGFCVANGFFNSCFGIISTLTMTLVSFDRYYAIVKQPQKKIGKKQAAQLLVAVWLTAVFFSFPWYLMAKTTDKLVIHKNGFYHCMYVFHSGSSRMGTAYSITLIVICYLLPFALMCFCHYNICKTVRLSEIRVRPVTTYAHLLRFYSEMRTATTVLIMIVFIIFCWGPYCLMGIITAAADYRFNPVMDTVAVLMAWANGAINPLIYVIRNPNISMLLGRNREEGYRTRNIAAYLSTQNQSREARSRADRIRDRYANRHGAGSRMSSSSPANGGDVTMWACKNPALMFCRDGQPDTVSEPAIAKSETADTSL; this is encoded by the coding sequence ATGGATTCCTCTGTGAACATTGCTCTGCTCAGCAACTGCTCAGAAGCTGACAACAGCTCAGGGAGAGACTTTATGCTGGACATCTTTACCCAGACCCCCGTCTTCAACACAATAACACACCTCATATCAGACAACCAGACTGCAGGAGGTGACCAAAACCAAGAGCAACACGATGGGAAAGTCGCCCCGACGAGTTTCCTTCTCCATGGCATCGCTTTGGCATCTCAAACGTTGATCTTTCTGCTCATCTTTCTGCTCTGCAGCTTTGGAAATTTGGCAGTTATTGTTATCATCATCAAGCACAGGCAGTTGAGGACGGTGACGAATGCCTTTATTATGTCCCTTTCTCTGTCAGATTTTCTGACGGCCATACTTtgtttacctttttcttttatcATGCTGTTCAGCAAGGATGGACTGTGGATGTTTGGAGATGGCTTCTGCGTAGCCAATGGGTTTTTTAACTCTTGCTTTGGCATCATCTCCACCCTGACGATGACTCTGGTATCTTTCGACCGCTATTATGCCATAGTGAAACAGCCGCAAAAAAAAATTGGGAAGAAACAGGCCGCCCAGTTGTTGGTGGCCGTGTGGTTGACAGCGGTATTTTTTTCGTTTCCATGGTACTTGATGGCAAAGACCACAGATAAGCTGGTAATTCACAAAAATGGCTTTTATCACTGCATGTATGTCTTTCATTCGGGCAGCTCTAGGATGGGCACTGCATACAGCATAACTTTAATTGTGATCTGTTACCTTCTGCCTTTTGCCCTCATGTGCTTTTGCCACTATAACATCTGCAAAACTGTGAGGCTGTCAGAGATCAGGGTGCGACCGGTGACCACTTATGCCCACCTTCTCCGGTTTTATAGCGAGATGAGAACGGCCACAACTGTGCTTATCATGATTGTGTTTATTATCTTCTGTTGGGGGCCTTACTGCTTGATGGGTATCATCACGGCTGCCGCTGATTATCGTTTTAACCCCGTTATGGACACTGTGGCTGTATTAATGGCGTGGGCAAACGGGGCAATCAATCCTCTTATATACGTTATAAGGAACCCCAATATCTCAATGCTTTTGGGGCGCAACCGAGAAGAAGGATATAGGACTCGTAACATTGCGGCTTACCTTTCCACACAAAACCAGAGCAGGGAAGCCAGGAGCCGCGCTGATAGGATTAGAGACCGGTATGCTAACCGACACGGAGCAGGTAGCAGAATGTCCTCCTCTAGCCCTGCGAACGGAGGGGACGTTACCATGTGGGCTTGCAAAAACCCTGCGCTGATGTTCTGTAGGGACGGGCAGCCAGACACCGTGTCCGAACCAGCGATAGCCAAATCTGAGACCGCGGATACTAGCCTATAA
- the LOC117403182 gene encoding JNK1/MAPK8-associated membrane protein: protein MFSNMSVKLCPGLYCGRPRLNLTEGECGVCPRGERTDGEKICRMCVESPELYDWLYLGFMALLPLVLHWFFIEWYSGKKSSSALFQHITALFECSAAAIVTLLVNDPVGMLSIRSCKVQMLSDWYTMLYNPSPDYVTTLHCTQEAVYPLYTIVFIYYAFCLVFMMMLRPLLVKKIACGLGKSDRFKSIYAALYFFPILTVLQAVGGGLLYYAFPYIILVLSLVTLAVYMSASEIQSFRNLVAKKKRLVVLFSHWLLHAYGIISISRLDKLEQDLPLLALVPTPALFYLLTAKFTEPNRILSEGGNGH from the exons ATGTTCTCAAACATGT CTGTGAAGCTATGCCCAGGATTATACTGTGGAAGACCCAGGTTAAACCTCACCGAGGGAGAATGTGGG GTTTGTCCAAGAGGAGAAAGAACTGATGGCGAGAAGATTTGTCGTATGTGTGTGGAGTCTCCAGAGCTGTATGACTGGCTTTACCTAGGCTTTATGGCCCTGTTACCATTGGTTCTTCACTGGTTTTTCATTGAATGGTACTCGGGCAAAAAAAG CTCCAGTGCTCTTTTTCAACACATAACTGCACTGTTTGAGTGCAGTGCAGCAGCTATTGTCACACTCCTGGTAAATGATCCAGTTGGCATGCTGTCTATCCGATCCTGCAAAGTACAGATGCTGTCAGACTGGTACACAATGCTCTACAACCCCAGTCCTGATTATGTCACTACACTGCACTGTACCCAGGAAGCTGTATATCCTCT GTATACAATTGTGTTTATATACTATGCCTTCTGCCTAGTATTTATGATGATGCTTCGACCATTACTGGTAAAGAAGATTGCTTGTGGTTTGGGAAAATCAGACCGATTTAAAAGCATATATGCTGCCCTGTACTTCTTCCCAATTCTGACTGTACTACAGGCAGTTGGAGGTGGCCTGCTTT ACTATGCGTTTCCATACATTATCCTGGTGTTGTCATTGGTTACCTTGGCTGTCTACATGTCGGCTTCAGAAATACAG TCTTTTAGGAACCTTGTTGCCAAGAAGAAAAGACTGGTTGTCCTCTTCAGTCACTGGCTGCTACATGCTTATGGAATCATCTCTATCTCCAGACTTGATAAACTAGAGCAAGACCTCCCCCTTCTAGCTTTGGTTCCAACACCTGCTCTTTTTTACCTGTTAACTGCCAAGTTTACTGAGCCTAACCGGATACTCTCAGAAGGGGGGAATGGGCATTAA